Proteins encoded in a region of the Methanofollis tationis genome:
- a CDS encoding type II toxin-antitoxin system PemK/MazF family toxin, which produces MGEYFIGDVVLAPVLFDGCGNVKRRPAIVVAREDGGRLRVCPVTSRASPDLLSVPLDIGDFATGGLDLFEESYVLPSYLTTIRSADVVGKKGRVNEDYLKELSSTLRSAGHGGGGRGDRLPGRSARRRRSR; this is translated from the coding sequence ATGGGTGAGTATTTCATCGGCGACGTGGTCCTCGCCCCGGTTCTCTTCGATGGGTGCGGGAACGTCAAGCGCCGCCCCGCGATCGTCGTCGCCCGGGAGGACGGCGGCCGCCTGCGGGTCTGCCCGGTGACAAGCCGGGCCTCCCCTGATCTCCTGTCGGTGCCCCTGGACATCGGCGATTTCGCCACCGGCGGGCTCGACCTCTTCGAGGAGAGCTATGTGCTGCCGTCATATCTCACCACGATCCGGAGCGCCGATGTCGTCGGAAAAAAAGGGCGGGTCAATGAGGACTACCTGAAGGAACTCTCCTCTACTCTCAGGAGCGCCGGGCATGGAGGCGGCGGGAGAGGCGATCGCCTGCCAGGTAGATCAGCACGGCGGCGACGATCCCGTTGA
- the codB gene encoding cytosine permease, giving the protein MAGEGRDGANEDYPLSAVPLSDRRGLLPTTIILLGFTFFSATMWGGAAIGVAFPLWPDLFAVIACGNLLLALYVAVLAYVSQKSGLNTVLMGRFAFGTIGGRWVDLLLGVTQVGWYAWGTATIAILFSTLLNLDTGWQAPLMLLFGFTFCWTAFIGYRGLERLSTVSVPLMCALILVSAAIATGDAGGISGVLAIAPAATMGFGEAVTIVVGTFIAGGTQATNWTRFSDTPKNAVIATMIAFCAGNGLMVFVGAYGAVVYGEPDIVQVLALQGLLLWGVVMLFANIWTTQDNTIYNVSVAGCDLFRTERRRLITLAGAGLGTSLALLGMYTWLVPYMEILGTLVPPIGGVIAADFFLKHRGAYPPLERADACAFNIPGIVAYLGASAVAAFTPGIPPVNGIVAAVLIYLAGDRLSRRLHARRS; this is encoded by the coding sequence ATGGCTGGAGAGGGGAGAGACGGTGCGAACGAGGACTATCCGCTCAGCGCGGTGCCCCTCTCAGACCGGCGGGGGCTCCTGCCCACCACCATCATTCTTCTGGGGTTCACCTTCTTCTCCGCAACCATGTGGGGCGGCGCTGCGATCGGCGTCGCCTTTCCCCTCTGGCCCGACCTCTTCGCCGTCATCGCCTGCGGAAACCTCCTGCTCGCCCTGTACGTGGCGGTGCTCGCCTACGTCTCCCAGAAGAGCGGGCTCAACACGGTGCTGATGGGGCGGTTCGCCTTCGGAACAATCGGGGGCAGGTGGGTGGACCTCCTCCTGGGCGTCACGCAGGTCGGGTGGTACGCATGGGGGACGGCGACGATCGCGATCCTCTTTTCCACCCTTTTAAACCTCGACACGGGCTGGCAGGCCCCGCTCATGCTCCTCTTCGGGTTCACCTTCTGCTGGACCGCATTTATCGGATACCGGGGGCTCGAACGCCTCTCCACCGTCTCGGTCCCCCTGATGTGCGCCCTGATCCTGGTGAGCGCGGCGATCGCCACGGGGGACGCCGGCGGGATCAGCGGGGTCCTGGCCATCGCCCCCGCGGCGACGATGGGCTTTGGGGAGGCGGTGACCATCGTCGTCGGGACGTTCATCGCCGGGGGCACGCAGGCGACCAACTGGACGCGGTTTTCCGACACGCCGAAAAACGCCGTCATCGCAACAATGATCGCTTTTTGTGCCGGGAACGGCCTGATGGTCTTTGTCGGGGCGTACGGCGCTGTCGTGTACGGAGAGCCCGACATCGTGCAGGTCCTTGCCCTGCAGGGCCTGCTCTTATGGGGCGTGGTGATGCTCTTCGCCAACATCTGGACCACGCAGGACAACACGATCTACAACGTCTCGGTCGCTGGCTGCGACCTTTTCAGGACAGAGCGCCGGCGGCTGATCACCCTGGCCGGAGCCGGCCTCGGCACCTCCCTCGCCCTGCTCGGGATGTACACCTGGCTCGTCCCGTATATGGAGATCCTGGGAACCCTGGTGCCGCCGATCGGCGGGGTGATCGCCGCCGACTTCTTCCTGAAGCACCGGGGCGCCTATCCGCCGCTCGAACGGGCGGACGCCTGCGCCTTCAACATCCCGGGCATCGTCGCCTATCTCGGGGCTTCGGCGGTCGCCGCCTTCACGCCGGGCATCCCGCCGGTCAACGGGATCGTCGCCGCCGTGCTGATCTACCTGGCAGGCGATCGCCTCTCCCGCCGCCTCCATGCCCGGCGCTCCTGA
- a CDS encoding flavodoxin family protein, translating into MAGNVRSLLRTDIETPDGVYTLTLRAEDLSSLYPGMVRYLLHLAKGDEVVGTFLTNTYEYSPTVPLDAETVALQKAAAWERELRTNRERFLSVVGKRMPRRPFTLQPADVVVVQGSPRADGNCSIMAGWAVEAAEAAGKTVRVVYPDDLDIHPCIGCYRCYNTGTCTFDDDMGDVIHLIVHASLLVVCSPVYTNTVPGGLKVVIDRCQALHAARTLGARRAMPAGLLLAVCGREGRSNFVCLTSVMEAFMGNLGIRPAGAVLADGIDRVRDVRLVEGLEERVKERVRSCLLPSRP; encoded by the coding sequence ATGGCCGGGAACGTCCGCTCCCTCCTCCGCACCGATATCGAGACACCGGACGGTGTCTACACCCTCACCCTCAGGGCCGAGGACCTCTCTTCTCTCTATCCCGGCATGGTCCGCTATCTCCTCCACCTGGCGAAGGGGGACGAGGTCGTCGGCACCTTCCTGACCAATACCTACGAGTACTCACCCACGGTCCCGCTCGATGCGGAAACGGTGGCGCTGCAGAAGGCGGCGGCATGGGAGCGCGAACTGCGGACCAACCGGGAGCGGTTCCTCTCCGTCGTCGGAAAAAGAATGCCGAGGCGCCCCTTCACCCTCCAGCCCGCAGACGTTGTGGTGGTCCAGGGGAGCCCGCGGGCCGACGGCAACTGCAGCATCATGGCCGGATGGGCGGTGGAGGCGGCAGAGGCGGCTGGAAAAACCGTCAGGGTGGTGTACCCGGACGACCTCGACATCCATCCCTGCATCGGGTGCTACCGCTGCTACAATACCGGCACCTGCACCTTCGACGACGATATGGGCGATGTGATCCACCTCATCGTCCACGCCTCCCTCCTGGTCGTCTGCTCCCCGGTCTACACGAACACGGTGCCCGGCGGGCTGAAGGTCGTCATCGACCGCTGCCAGGCGCTTCATGCAGCACGGACGCTCGGCGCCAGGAGGGCGATGCCTGCCGGCCTCCTGCTCGCCGTCTGCGGGAGAGAGGGGAGGTCCAACTTCGTGTGCCTCACTTCGGTCATGGAGGCGTTCATGGGCAACCTCGGGATCAGGCCGGCCGGTGCGGTGCTGGCGGACGGCATCGATCGGGTGAGGGACGTGAGGCTGGTCGAGGGGCTGGAGGAGCGGGTGAAAGAACGCGTCCGCTCATGCCTCCTCCCCTCACGCCCCTGA
- a CDS encoding universal stress protein, whose protein sequence is MLFPTDFSDCSYKALECVRQMRGAGVEEVVIVSVLDERDTDLVTTGIGWLSGDRMVEYDAGIERRMRENMQERLDGMAGVLRGAGMKVKTAIEKGVPSVEILAIAKRERASLIVMGSHGKSNLAGVVVGSVSEEVLRRSSVPVLIITREMQGGCRSQGEE, encoded by the coding sequence GTGCTGTTCCCCACGGATTTCTCCGACTGCTCGTATAAGGCCCTCGAGTGCGTCAGGCAGATGCGGGGTGCGGGCGTGGAGGAGGTGGTGATCGTCTCTGTCCTTGACGAGCGGGATACCGACCTGGTGACGACCGGGATCGGGTGGCTGAGCGGGGACCGCATGGTCGAATACGACGCCGGGATCGAGAGGCGGATGCGCGAGAACATGCAGGAGCGCCTCGACGGGATGGCGGGCGTGCTGCGGGGGGCGGGCATGAAGGTGAAGACAGCAATTGAAAAGGGTGTCCCTTCCGTCGAGATCCTGGCGATTGCAAAGCGGGAGAGGGCGTCTCTGATCGTCATGGGCTCTCACGGGAAGAGCAACCTCGCCGGCGTGGTGGTGGGTTCGGTCTCGGAGGAGGTGCTCAGGCGATCGAGTGTGCCTGTCCTGATCATCACGCGCGAGATGCAGGGCGGGTGCCGGAGCCAGGGGGAAGAGTAG
- a CDS encoding acetyl ornithine aminotransferase family protein: MDPLIQVTPPGPRARAVLERDAGVVSQSMVRAYPLVLERAEGTNLWDVDGNRYLDFTAGISVMNVGWNHPAVVGTVREQVGRLSHAAFLDFCSEVPVRFAEELVGMLPGGLDRLYFSNSGAETVEAALKLARHHTKRKYFISFYGGFHGRTYGALSLTAAKVIQRKHFGPFLPVVHAPYPDPYRPLCPCAGDECALDAIRYIKEEIFRTEVSPEEVAAIVVEPVQGEGGYIVPPRPFLRALRDLCDEHGILLVADEVQSGCYRTGRFLASEHSGVVPDIVCLAKALGGGLPLGVTVASDEVMTWPPGSHASTFGGNCAACAAGLAVLSVMREEGFGERVRETGEHLLAGLRGLMDRHRIVGDVRGIGLMAAIELVRDRETKEPAREERNAILRRAFEAGLTLLPAGESAIRFSPPLTIRPAEIDAGLRVLDRAMEGY, translated from the coding sequence ATGGACCCTCTGATCCAGGTCACGCCGCCGGGCCCACGCGCCCGTGCCGTCCTTGAGCGCGACGCCGGGGTGGTCTCGCAGTCGATGGTGCGGGCCTACCCGCTGGTCCTCGAGCGTGCGGAGGGCACGAACCTCTGGGACGTCGACGGGAACCGTTACCTCGACTTCACCGCCGGGATCTCGGTGATGAACGTGGGCTGGAACCACCCGGCGGTCGTCGGGACGGTGCGGGAGCAGGTCGGCCGCCTCTCCCATGCCGCCTTTCTGGATTTCTGCTCCGAGGTGCCGGTGCGGTTTGCCGAGGAATTGGTCGGGATGCTTCCGGGCGGGCTCGACCGCCTCTACTTCTCCAACTCCGGGGCCGAGACGGTGGAGGCCGCCCTCAAACTCGCCCGCCACCATACGAAGCGGAAGTATTTCATCTCTTTTTACGGCGGTTTCCACGGCCGGACCTACGGGGCGCTTTCCCTGACGGCGGCGAAGGTGATCCAGAGGAAACACTTCGGGCCGTTTCTCCCGGTGGTGCATGCACCCTATCCCGACCCCTACCGTCCGCTCTGTCCGTGTGCGGGCGACGAGTGCGCCCTCGATGCGATCAGGTACATTAAAGAGGAGATCTTCAGGACCGAGGTCTCGCCCGAGGAGGTGGCGGCGATCGTCGTCGAACCGGTGCAGGGGGAGGGGGGCTACATCGTCCCGCCCCGCCCATTCCTGCGGGCCCTGCGGGACCTCTGCGACGAGCACGGGATCCTCCTGGTCGCCGACGAGGTGCAGAGCGGGTGCTACCGGACCGGGCGGTTTCTCGCCTCCGAGCATTCGGGCGTGGTGCCCGACATCGTCTGCCTTGCCAAGGCGCTCGGCGGGGGGCTTCCGCTCGGCGTCACCGTGGCCTCCGACGAGGTGATGACGTGGCCGCCGGGCTCGCACGCGAGCACCTTCGGCGGGAACTGCGCCGCCTGCGCCGCAGGGCTGGCCGTGCTCTCGGTGATGCGCGAGGAGGGGTTTGGCGAGCGGGTGAGAGAGACCGGGGAGCACCTCCTCGCCGGGCTGCGGGGGTTGATGGACCGGCACCGGATCGTCGGCGACGTGCGGGGGATCGGGCTGATGGCGGCGATAGAACTGGTGCGGGACAGGGAGACGAAAGAGCCCGCCCGCGAGGAGCGGAACGCGATCCTCAGGCGGGCGTTCGAGGCCGGGCTCACCCTCCTGCCCGCGGGCGAGTCGGCGATCCGGTTCTCTCCGCCGCTGACGATCCGGCCGGCCGAGATCGATGCCGGGCTCCGGGTCCTCGACCGGGCGATGGAGGGATACTGA